One genomic region from Saprospiraceae bacterium encodes:
- a CDS encoding DUF3098 domain-containing protein, producing the protein MAKISPGVKKVIKTETKKSESVSGPSSNINIRKKTVSNRTNTPTDFTFNKDNLKWMMISVGLVILGYLLMMGGKMPSKDVWDESIIYSFRRTVLAPIVILGGIGLSIYSIFRHKSEQTIEA; encoded by the coding sequence ATGGCAAAAATATCACCTGGTGTTAAAAAAGTGATAAAGACTGAGACAAAAAAATCAGAATCTGTCTCTGGACCTTCTTCCAACATCAATATTCGTAAAAAAACTGTTAGTAACCGAACAAATACCCCTACTGACTTTACATTTAACAAGGATAATCTGAAATGGATGATGATCAGTGTTGGTTTAGTGATCCTCGGGTACCTATTGATGATGGGAGGCAAAATGCCAAGCAAAGATGTATGGGACGAAAGCATCATCTATAGCTTTAGGAGGACGGTCCTGGCGCCTATCGTGATCCTTGGAGGTATTGGGCTGTCTATATACTCTATTTTCCGCCACAAATCTGAACAAACAATCGAAGCCTGA
- a CDS encoding copper homeostasis protein CutC: protein MVTVEICAQSYQAAINAYEGGAHRIELCRKLPGGGLTPSITVIRQVCQEINIPVYVLIRPREGDFVFNAQEINAMQLDIAKCLDAGASGIVCGVLDASDSINVAGLSLLVAACQGMPFTFHRAFEQIKDQDIAIQQMMSLGGVHRILTGGKTGNAYQCRKELKELNFRLGDQIILLAGSGVTSANASSIVNETGVTEIHASAKYTTTDDWNKAINPYDSDPQEVRRIVAAVK, encoded by the coding sequence ATGGTGACAGTAGAAATATGTGCTCAATCTTATCAAGCAGCGATCAACGCTTACGAAGGGGGAGCACACAGGATCGAATTATGCAGAAAGCTCCCTGGCGGTGGCCTCACTCCATCGATCACTGTAATCAGGCAGGTTTGCCAGGAAATCAATATCCCTGTATATGTATTAATCCGACCACGGGAAGGTGACTTTGTATTCAATGCACAAGAAATAAACGCTATGCAACTCGATATTGCAAAATGCCTTGACGCAGGCGCTTCGGGTATAGTATGCGGAGTACTCGATGCCTCTGATAGTATAAATGTAGCTGGTTTATCGCTCCTGGTGGCGGCATGCCAGGGAATGCCTTTTACTTTTCATCGTGCCTTTGAGCAAATTAAGGATCAGGATATAGCTATCCAACAAATGATGAGTTTGGGTGGTGTCCATCGAATATTGACCGGAGGCAAAACCGGCAATGCCTATCAATGCAGAAAGGAACTTAAAGAGTTAAACTTCCGATTGGGTGACCAGATCATATTACTGGCCGGCAGCGGCGTAACCAGTGCAAATGCTTCTTCGATAGTCAATGAAACCGGTGTCACAGAAATCCATGCTTCTGCAAAATATACCACCACTGATGACTGGAACAAGGCCATCAATCCATATGACAGCGATCCTCAGGAAGTGAGGCGAATTGTGGCAGCTGTCAAATAA
- the ccsA gene encoding cytochrome c biogenesis protein CcsA: MIKNFFDKLFSTRASGLYILLFAISIGVATFVENDFGTSAAQKVIFRSAWFELLLVLFGMSILINIFRFKMIRQKKWAILLFHASILIILIGAGITRYFGTEGRMHIREGARSNVIISNETYLKFKVRTPSGKSYSFDEPVYFASLGKNKFDKSYQIGSQLIQVDLKKFTPNPATSLVDDPTGTPVIKVVISGGDGREEYYLKQGESKLIHEAVFNFGGGIIPTAINFLYQDQHLLIQTPDSITQFQMAIQKTDRLGPNALNPLLVRTLYTLQGLNFVIGDFKPNAVLANTSASPKMKNGSLALLDLDIDVNGSRGIISTYGIHGELGEYQYRKVGECEIGIAYGSKEVKVPFYLQLNDFILDRYPGTNSPSSYASEVTLIDNVNNVNRDQRIYMNHVLDHQGYRFFQSSFDQDELGTVLSVNHDAPGTWVSYLGYFLLTLGMILTLLSRKSRFRSISEKLKSMREEVVKHGKIALSLLIWLALSPSIFANVITPAIHTMDNDHAAMFGRLQVQDQNGRIKPMNSLSSEILRKISRKESLFGQNPDQIILGMMAYPEEWADQPLIKVGESTDLKKLLNNSSKMLSYNDFFNPQYILQEAVMKAYNLEPRDRGTFEKELIKLDEKVNICNMVYTGRLMQWFPLPEDANHTWTSPNDPHAVNGINVSQVYNDKYFIPYITSVRNSMNSKNWNESNQLLSEIGKYQSKFGGHVLMNPTKVKLEILLNKMNVFSRLGMYYGLLGLLILVLFFVTIFNPSWSMKWPLLLASSGMGIAFLFHTIGLGLRWYVSGRAPWSNGYESMIYIAFTTVLSSLAFSRKSLGGMAAGAILASTILMVAGLSWMDPEITPLVPVLKSYWLTIHVSMEAGSYGFLTLGALIGILNLVLMIFGTAKNKDRLNRTISELTLTSEMTLIAGLFIISIGTYLGGVWANESWGRYWGWDAKETWALVTILVYAFILHMRFIPGLRGHFAFNIASLFGLASVMMTYFGVNYYLSGLHSYAAGDPVPIPTFVYYTVASLLGISLLAWWKNKTVFKVPS, from the coding sequence TTTTTTTGATAAATTATTTTCTACCAGGGCTAGTGGCCTATACATCCTTTTATTTGCCATCTCCATAGGTGTGGCCACTTTTGTTGAAAACGATTTTGGCACCAGTGCAGCACAAAAAGTGATATTCAGATCTGCCTGGTTTGAGTTACTATTGGTGCTGTTTGGGATGAGCATACTGATCAATATTTTTCGCTTTAAAATGATCAGACAAAAAAAATGGGCGATCTTATTGTTTCATGCTTCGATATTAATTATTCTTATTGGGGCTGGCATTACTCGCTATTTTGGAACTGAAGGAAGAATGCATATTCGCGAAGGAGCACGATCCAATGTTATCATCTCTAACGAAACCTATCTCAAGTTTAAAGTGCGGACTCCTTCTGGAAAATCTTATAGCTTTGATGAACCAGTTTATTTTGCTTCTTTGGGCAAAAACAAATTCGACAAATCCTACCAGATCGGCAGTCAGTTGATCCAGGTCGATTTGAAAAAATTCACGCCAAATCCAGCAACTTCCCTGGTCGACGATCCAACAGGCACTCCGGTAATTAAGGTCGTAATATCTGGCGGTGATGGTAGAGAAGAGTATTATTTAAAACAGGGGGAATCCAAGCTGATCCATGAAGCTGTCTTTAATTTTGGTGGCGGCATCATTCCGACTGCGATCAATTTTCTATACCAAGATCAGCATTTGTTGATTCAGACGCCTGATTCGATAACCCAATTTCAAATGGCGATCCAAAAAACCGACCGGCTGGGCCCTAATGCTTTGAATCCATTGCTAGTGAGGACTTTGTATACCTTGCAAGGTCTCAATTTTGTCATTGGTGATTTTAAACCCAATGCTGTTTTGGCCAATACCTCAGCTTCTCCAAAAATGAAAAATGGTAGCCTGGCTTTACTTGATTTAGATATCGATGTAAATGGATCCCGCGGCATTATATCAACCTATGGTATTCATGGGGAATTAGGGGAGTATCAGTACAGGAAAGTGGGGGAGTGTGAAATCGGTATTGCTTACGGATCGAAGGAAGTCAAAGTCCCGTTTTACCTTCAACTGAATGATTTTATATTGGACCGTTATCCCGGTACTAATAGTCCATCTTCTTATGCCAGCGAAGTTACCTTAATCGATAATGTCAATAATGTCAATCGTGATCAAAGGATCTATATGAATCACGTGCTGGATCATCAAGGTTACCGTTTTTTTCAATCTTCTTTTGATCAGGATGAGCTTGGTACGGTCCTGAGCGTCAATCATGATGCCCCTGGGACCTGGGTGTCTTATCTCGGATATTTTTTATTAACCTTAGGTATGATACTCACGTTGCTGAGCCGTAAAAGCAGATTCAGGTCGATATCTGAGAAATTAAAATCTATGCGAGAGGAGGTTGTCAAACACGGCAAAATAGCATTGAGCCTGCTGATATGGCTCGCTCTCAGCCCCAGCATATTTGCGAATGTGATTACGCCGGCTATACATACAATGGATAATGACCATGCAGCGATGTTCGGTAGATTGCAGGTGCAGGATCAAAATGGTCGTATTAAACCGATGAATAGCTTGTCCAGTGAAATATTGAGAAAAATATCCCGAAAGGAATCTCTATTCGGACAGAACCCTGATCAAATCATCCTTGGCATGATGGCTTATCCTGAAGAATGGGCCGATCAGCCTTTGATCAAAGTAGGAGAAAGCACTGATTTGAAGAAATTATTGAATAACTCTAGTAAAATGTTGAGTTACAATGATTTTTTTAACCCTCAATATATTTTGCAGGAAGCCGTGATGAAAGCCTATAATCTTGAACCACGTGATAGAGGCACTTTTGAAAAGGAACTGATCAAGTTGGATGAAAAGGTCAATATCTGCAATATGGTGTACACGGGTAGATTAATGCAATGGTTTCCACTTCCTGAAGACGCCAATCATACATGGACATCTCCAAATGATCCTCACGCAGTCAATGGGATCAATGTATCACAGGTGTATAATGACAAATATTTTATACCCTATATCACCAGTGTAAGAAATTCAATGAATTCGAAAAATTGGAACGAATCCAATCAACTTTTATCAGAAATCGGAAAATATCAATCAAAATTTGGAGGCCATGTTTTGATGAATCCGACCAAGGTCAAACTGGAGATTTTGCTCAATAAAATGAATGTGTTTAGTAGATTGGGCATGTACTATGGATTGTTAGGATTATTGATTTTGGTATTGTTCTTTGTAACCATTTTTAACCCCTCCTGGTCTATGAAATGGCCGCTTTTACTGGCAAGTTCCGGTATGGGAATTGCCTTTTTATTTCACACGATTGGTTTGGGTCTCAGATGGTATGTGTCAGGTAGAGCGCCCTGGAGCAATGGTTACGAATCCATGATTTATATTGCCTTTACCACGGTGCTTTCTTCATTGGCGTTTTCCCGAAAATCTTTAGGAGGAATGGCAGCTGGAGCTATTCTGGCTTCGACTATTTTGATGGTGGCTGGGTTGAGTTGGATGGATCCGGAGATAACTCCCTTGGTTCCTGTGCTCAAATCCTACTGGCTCACCATACATGTTTCTATGGAAGCTGGGAGTTATGGATTCCTCACACTCGGGGCTTTGATTGGCATTCTGAATCTGGTCTTGATGATATTTGGCACTGCCAAAAACAAAGATCGACTGAATAGAACGATTTCTGAGCTGACCCTGACCAGTGAGATGACTTTGATTGCAGGATTATTCATCATAAGTATCGGGACCTATTTGGGCGGTGTCTGGGCAAACGAATCATGGGGAAGGTATTGGGGTTGGGATGCCAAAGAGACTTGGGCTTTAGTGACGATATTGGTGTATGCGTTCATTTTACATATGCGATTTATACCTGGGCTGAGGGGGCATTTTGCCTTTAATATTGCTTCTTTATTTGGCTTGGCATCTGTGATGATGACCTACTTTGGGGTTAATTATTATTTGTCCGGGCTGCACTCCTACGCTGCCGGGGATCCTGTCCCGATACCTACTTTTGTATATTATACAGTGGCTTCACTATTGGGGATAAGTTTACTTGCCTGGTGGAAAAATAAAACCGTTTTTAAAGTCCCATCGTAA
- a CDS encoding gliding motility-associated C-terminal domain-containing protein, protein MSLHLRLFRCVSILAFKILPYVMYSQSVLIADKHNAIYRFDYTSCETTLLFSLNIPGQLADITYDKMGDLYGLTTDGKLYFIDTTSGKSTLLYSFLNLQSFRGMKFSVDGVLYVTGSEGFTYSLDLISLREKYLGDLGYEPTGAITFIDDTLWIFNTNRTVVKINYSDFSKNTLVVPGNYKILVQDLFYLPKGPDPCAGVQLIGLRPDSLLAIPFDGLNVPWECHLSKAAVGVASQYDFIQYSPPHIDSLFSSPANCNANNGSIRIHASGGMGALLYSLDRLSYTNSRAFNSLMPGQYIAYAKDGQNCVDSVSMKVKRADGPEITNLNISQPTCTELGQVGIITSSSTQDYSYSLDNAPPQSNADLLQVMPGHHLVRVSDSMGCFDSTSFNLDFPDPILRFSLKVKNATCHQDNASVEIRPEDLTASWSFSLDHTSPQFSTIFNDLKKGRHLLTVQSGFCTTDTAFTVTEETCEAFIPNVFTPNHDGKNDLFKIYYPGDAIVQVYQIYNRWGGLIFEAKDFSIDSASDWWDGTEHGTAIESGVYLYRIVLLVDGDQRRSYQNTITVLY, encoded by the coding sequence ATGAGCCTTCATCTTAGATTGTTCAGATGTGTAAGTATATTGGCATTTAAGATTTTACCTTATGTGATGTATTCACAGTCTGTTCTGATCGCGGATAAACACAATGCTATCTATAGGTTTGATTACACTTCATGCGAAACCACTTTGTTGTTTTCGTTGAACATTCCTGGTCAGTTGGCTGATATTACCTACGATAAAATGGGTGATTTATATGGATTGACGACTGATGGAAAGCTTTATTTTATAGACACCACTTCTGGCAAAAGCACCCTCCTTTATTCTTTTCTTAATCTCCAATCATTTAGAGGAATGAAATTCAGTGTCGATGGAGTCCTGTATGTGACTGGTTCAGAAGGTTTTACCTATAGTCTTGATCTTATTTCTTTAAGGGAAAAATATCTTGGTGATCTTGGATACGAACCTACCGGTGCCATAACATTTATTGATGACACTTTATGGATTTTTAATACCAACAGAACGGTGGTCAAAATAAATTATAGTGATTTTAGCAAAAACACCTTAGTGGTCCCCGGCAATTATAAAATCCTGGTTCAGGATTTGTTTTATTTACCGAAGGGCCCAGATCCTTGTGCCGGTGTACAGCTCATTGGTTTGAGACCTGACAGTTTATTGGCCATTCCTTTTGATGGATTGAATGTTCCTTGGGAATGTCATTTGTCCAAGGCGGCAGTTGGGGTTGCTAGTCAATACGATTTTATTCAGTATAGCCCGCCTCATATTGATTCCCTGTTTTCATCCCCAGCCAATTGTAATGCAAATAATGGCAGCATACGGATCCACGCTTCCGGAGGTATGGGGGCACTCTTATATTCCCTGGATAGGCTCAGTTATACGAACAGTCGAGCCTTTAATTCTTTGATGCCCGGCCAGTACATCGCGTATGCCAAAGACGGCCAAAATTGCGTCGATTCGGTTTCAATGAAAGTAAAAAGGGCAGACGGACCAGAAATAACGAACCTTAATATTTCGCAGCCAACCTGCACTGAATTGGGTCAGGTAGGCATAATCACTTCTTCCTCGACCCAAGACTACTCTTACAGCCTTGATAATGCCCCGCCTCAATCAAATGCCGATCTGCTCCAAGTGATGCCAGGACATCATTTGGTCAGGGTGAGTGACTCAATGGGTTGTTTTGACAGCACTTCTTTTAATCTCGATTTTCCAGATCCAATACTTCGGTTTTCTTTAAAAGTCAAAAATGCTACGTGCCATCAGGACAATGCATCAGTAGAAATAAGACCAGAGGATCTTACAGCGTCATGGAGTTTTAGTCTGGACCATACTTCACCTCAGTTTTCAACTATTTTTAATGATCTTAAAAAGGGTCGTCATCTGCTCACTGTTCAAAGTGGGTTTTGCACGACGGATACTGCTTTTACTGTTACAGAAGAAACGTGTGAGGCCTTTATACCCAATGTATTTACTCCCAACCATGATGGGAAAAATGATTTATTTAAGATTTACTACCCGGGTGATGCTATTGTCCAAGTATACCAGATTTACAATCGTTGGGGAGGATTGATCTTTGAGGCCAAAGATTTCTCTATCGACTCAGCATCAGATTGGTGGGATGGTACAGAGCATGGCACCGCAATAGAATCAGGTGTTTATCTATATCGGATAGTCCTTTTAGTGGATGGCGATCAACGAAGATCTTACCAAAATACTATTACCGTTCTTTATTAA
- the truB gene encoding tRNA pseudouridine(55) synthase TruB, producing the protein MSETIEHSVINPLKINDDVSDIDQWHEGRLILINKPLDWTSYDLVHKCKLALNYNLGIKKIKIGHAGTLDPKASGLMIILTGKFTKLTDSIHEYAKNYQAQIFLGGTTPCYDSERPIDTYYPIGHITEGLIRETALKFVGKNIKQYPPIFSAVRINGKKAYRSAHKGLEVITRPRFVDIHELTVRDINLPIINMDIKCSSGTYIRSLAYDLGGSVGSGAYLYALSRTQIGPWKLGDAMALDDFVNLLKSSA; encoded by the coding sequence ATGAGTGAAACCATTGAGCATTCAGTTATCAATCCGTTAAAAATCAATGACGATGTTTCAGACATTGATCAGTGGCATGAAGGGAGATTGATCTTGATTAATAAACCGCTTGATTGGACTTCATACGATTTAGTGCATAAGTGCAAACTAGCACTAAATTATAATCTTGGAATCAAAAAAATAAAAATAGGGCATGCTGGAACTTTGGACCCGAAAGCATCCGGGCTAATGATCATTTTGACCGGCAAATTCACAAAATTGACGGACTCGATACATGAGTATGCAAAAAATTACCAGGCACAAATCTTTTTAGGAGGGACCACCCCTTGTTATGATTCAGAGCGACCGATCGATACCTATTATCCTATAGGACATATTACTGAAGGTCTGATCAGAGAGACCGCTTTGAAGTTTGTAGGAAAAAACATTAAGCAGTATCCACCTATTTTTTCAGCAGTAAGAATCAATGGCAAAAAAGCTTATCGCTCTGCACACAAAGGGCTGGAGGTCATCACCAGGCCACGGTTCGTCGATATTCACGAGCTGACAGTGAGGGATATAAATCTTCCGATCATCAATATGGATATCAAATGCAGTTCAGGTACTTATATCCGTAGTTTAGCTTATGATCTGGGCGGGTCGGTCGGTTCAGGTGCCTACCTGTACGCACTGTCAAGAACACAGATCGGTCCCTGGAAATTGGGCGATGCTATGGCTTTAGACGATTTCGTCAACTTGCTCAAATCGTCTGCATGA
- the dnaE gene encoding DNA polymerase III subunit alpha: MIHLHCHTQYSLLDGACDIADMMEKVKLDGQKGIAITDHGNMFGVFNFVNEANKKGLKAIVGCEFYMVDDRHKQAFSKNKGEKDERYHQLLLAKNPTGYQNLSKLCSLGYIQGLYGKYPRIDKELILKYHEGLIATSCCLGAEIPQHIIAGKLEEAEKLVKWWKDLLGEDFYIELQRHGLTNLENSGLSQEDVNKILVQFAKKYNVKVIATNDVHYLEKDDWEPHDILLCVNTNSKLAEIDRFKFPNKEFYLKTQAEMRTIFADLPYALDNTLEIFSKVETPKLKRDIMLPNFPIPAQFGNQAEYLRHLVYEGARSRYGELTQIVVDRLEYELKVIIEMKFSGYFLIVQDFIKEARKLEVRVGPGRGSAAGSAVAYCLSITGLDPIRYNLLFERFLNPQRVSMPDMDIDFDDDGRQKVIDYVVEKYGKEQVAQIVTFSTMAAKSAIRDVGRVLEHPLSEVDYIAKLVPLKPKTQLADILNKELEVLKNEFSSDEMSQIIKLRDIKGGKDHAAEILSLAERLEGSVRNTGIHAAGIIIAPDPIDKIIPVCTSKETQLLVTQFEGSLVEEAGMLKMDFLGLRTLSILNDTLNLIEDSTGEQLDLDTIPLEDDLTFDLFQKGEMVGIFQFESDGMQKYLRDLKPENIEDLVAMNALYRPGPMDNIPSFIKRKMGLEKVEYPHPKLEELLKPTYGILVYQEQIMQTAQIMAGYTLASADMLRRAMGKKKHEEMQRHRLLFVEGAMKQGVDESKAEEIFELMARFADYGFNRSHAAAYSILAFQTAYLKAHYPLQFMSAVLTHNKNDITKLEFYLQEAKRMGIQVLGPDINESGLNFTVTKENRIRFGMSALKGVGKGPVQDILSERKASGPFTNIFNITSRLNLRSINKKSLEALVLGGGLDSLHPQVDRSQYFAPSGQYESYIEHALRLGAQWQEMKSKNEMSLFSMDRDMEMPEPAFPVCPPWSLIERLNKEKDILGIFISAHPLDEYKFVLENFTTCTMANVPNFKDTPLKLAGIVTKAEHKISKKGTGYGNFVIEDYFGSFEFPLFSEEYLDFKNRLEIGQMVYIKATNRSFQDGATRFKLQSVQQLASAGSTVSEGIMVKVPVQTIDEKKIAKLKELIESQRGNSALRIVLHDMVSQNYLYLLSNEYKVEVNHHLLAEFQSMGFDYKLN; this comes from the coding sequence ATGATTCATTTACACTGTCACACTCAATATTCCTTGCTCGATGGTGCTTGTGATATCGCCGATATGATGGAAAAAGTAAAGTTGGATGGCCAGAAAGGTATTGCCATTACGGATCACGGCAATATGTTTGGTGTCTTTAATTTTGTCAATGAAGCCAACAAAAAAGGTCTCAAAGCTATCGTCGGATGTGAGTTTTACATGGTGGATGATCGCCACAAGCAGGCCTTTTCGAAAAATAAGGGCGAAAAAGATGAACGCTACCATCAACTTCTTTTAGCCAAAAATCCTACAGGGTATCAAAATTTATCCAAGTTGTGCTCTCTGGGGTATATCCAGGGTTTGTATGGCAAGTATCCGCGGATTGATAAAGAACTGATACTCAAATATCACGAAGGATTGATCGCTACTTCTTGTTGCTTAGGTGCCGAGATACCTCAGCATATCATCGCTGGCAAATTAGAGGAAGCGGAGAAACTAGTCAAATGGTGGAAAGATCTGCTCGGGGAAGATTTTTATATTGAACTGCAGCGTCATGGACTGACGAATCTGGAGAACAGCGGACTTAGCCAGGAGGATGTCAATAAAATTCTTGTCCAGTTTGCTAAAAAATACAATGTCAAAGTCATAGCGACCAATGATGTTCATTATCTTGAGAAAGATGATTGGGAACCTCATGATATACTGCTTTGCGTAAATACCAACTCAAAACTTGCTGAGATTGATCGGTTTAAATTCCCCAACAAAGAGTTTTACCTTAAGACACAAGCAGAGATGAGGACCATATTTGCTGACTTGCCTTATGCTTTGGATAATACTTTGGAGATTTTTTCAAAAGTGGAGACCCCTAAGTTGAAGAGAGATATCATGTTGCCTAACTTTCCTATTCCTGCTCAATTTGGCAACCAGGCAGAATATCTGAGACACTTAGTTTATGAAGGGGCCAGATCCCGATATGGAGAATTGACGCAAATCGTGGTCGACCGTCTTGAATATGAGCTGAAGGTGATAATTGAAATGAAGTTTTCAGGTTATTTTTTGATTGTGCAGGATTTTATCAAAGAAGCTAGAAAACTTGAAGTCAGGGTAGGTCCAGGTAGGGGAAGCGCAGCAGGATCAGCAGTAGCTTATTGTCTGTCGATCACCGGTCTGGATCCAATCAGATACAATTTGCTTTTTGAAAGATTTCTTAATCCTCAAAGGGTATCTATGCCTGATATGGATATTGATTTTGACGATGATGGCAGGCAAAAAGTGATAGATTATGTAGTAGAGAAGTATGGTAAGGAACAAGTAGCCCAAATAGTGACTTTCAGTACTATGGCAGCTAAATCTGCTATTCGCGATGTTGGGCGGGTACTGGAACATCCTTTGTCTGAAGTGGATTATATAGCAAAACTAGTACCACTCAAACCAAAGACTCAACTGGCCGATATTTTAAACAAAGAATTGGAGGTTTTAAAAAATGAATTTTCATCCGATGAAATGAGTCAGATCATCAAACTGCGTGACATAAAAGGCGGTAAGGACCATGCTGCTGAGATCCTTTCACTGGCAGAAAGATTAGAAGGATCTGTTCGTAATACAGGTATTCATGCAGCAGGTATCATCATCGCGCCTGATCCCATTGATAAAATCATCCCCGTCTGTACCTCTAAAGAAACCCAATTATTGGTAACCCAATTTGAGGGGTCCCTGGTAGAGGAAGCTGGAATGCTCAAGATGGACTTTCTGGGGCTCCGTACACTTTCGATATTGAATGATACCCTCAACTTGATTGAAGACTCTACTGGTGAGCAGTTGGACCTGGATACAATTCCGCTAGAAGATGACCTGACTTTTGATTTATTTCAGAAAGGGGAGATGGTGGGTATATTCCAGTTTGAATCAGATGGCATGCAAAAATATTTGCGGGATCTCAAACCTGAGAATATAGAAGATTTGGTCGCTATGAATGCTTTATACCGACCTGGTCCGATGGACAATATTCCATCCTTTATCAAAAGGAAAATGGGCCTGGAAAAAGTAGAATATCCTCATCCCAAATTAGAGGAATTGCTCAAGCCTACTTATGGCATCCTGGTCTATCAGGAGCAGATCATGCAGACTGCTCAGATCATGGCAGGATATACCTTGGCCAGTGCGGATATGTTGCGCAGGGCGATGGGTAAAAAGAAACATGAAGAGATGCAACGGCACAGATTATTATTCGTGGAAGGTGCCATGAAACAAGGTGTGGACGAATCGAAAGCCGAAGAAATATTTGAATTAATGGCCCGATTTGCAGATTATGGCTTCAACAGAAGTCATGCGGCCGCCTATTCCATACTAGCTTTTCAGACAGCTTATCTCAAGGCGCATTATCCGCTGCAATTTATGTCAGCGGTGCTTACACACAACAAAAATGATATCACCAAGCTGGAGTTTTACCTGCAGGAAGCTAAGCGCATGGGAATACAAGTATTAGGCCCTGACATCAATGAAAGTGGTCTCAATTTTACGGTGACCAAAGAAAATAGGATTAGATTTGGTATGTCAGCCCTAAAGGGAGTAGGAAAGGGTCCTGTTCAAGATATACTCAGCGAACGGAAAGCTTCTGGCCCTTTCACCAATATCTTCAATATTACATCCAGGCTTAATCTTAGGTCTATCAATAAAAAAAGCCTGGAAGCATTGGTCTTAGGAGGTGGATTAGATTCTCTCCATCCTCAAGTCGACCGTTCGCAGTATTTTGCTCCAAGTGGTCAATATGAAAGTTATATCGAACATGCCCTTCGTCTGGGTGCTCAATGGCAGGAGATGAAATCAAAAAATGAAATGTCTTTGTTTAGCATGGATCGGGATATGGAAATGCCTGAACCGGCATTCCCGGTATGCCCTCCATGGAGCTTGATCGAACGACTCAATAAAGAAAAAGATATCCTGGGCATTTTTATATCTGCACATCCACTGGACGAATACAAATTTGTGTTAGAAAACTTTACTACTTGTACCATGGCCAATGTGCCTAATTTTAAAGATACTCCTTTGAAATTGGCTGGTATTGTAACTAAGGCTGAACATAAAATCAGCAAGAAAGGTACAGGATATGGCAATTTTGTAATTGAAGACTACTTTGGAAGTTTTGAATTTCCTTTGTTCAGCGAAGAATATCTTGATTTTAAAAATCGTCTGGAAATCGGACAAATGGTTTATATCAAAGCCACTAATAGATCTTTCCAGGATGGAGCCACCCGGTTTAAACTTCAATCAGTTCAACAATTGGCTAGTGCCGGATCTACGGTCTCAGAAGGTATCATGGTCAAAGTGCCCGTTCAAACTATTGACGAAAAAAAGATTGCTAAATTGAAAGAACTTATTGAATCACAGCGAGGCAATTCTGCCTTGCGTATTGTCTTGCACGACATGGTTTCTCAAAACTACTTGTACCTACTATCCAATGAATACAAGGTAGAAGTAAATCATCATTTATTAGCTGAGTTTCAGTCAATGGGTTTTGATTATAAGCTCAATTAA